A part of Planococcus sp. MB-3u-03 genomic DNA contains:
- the ilvD gene encoding dihydroxy-acid dehydratase, producing MKKDLRIKSKVFSEGPMKAPNRAMLRAVGVTDEGFEQPMVGIASTWSEVTPCNIHIDELARAAKKGAQEAGAVPFIFNTITVSDGISMGTEGMKYSLSSRDVIADSIETVVGAESLDGLVAIGGCDKNIPGCLIAIANSEVPAVFVYGGTIAAGRYNSQDIDIVSVFEGVGQHNNGTIDDAALRKIECSACPGAGSCGGMYTANTMASAAEAMGMSLPGSSSNPAVSEYKEADCEAAGAAVHNLLELGIYPKDIMTKEAFENAITVVMALGGSTNAILHLLAIAHAAEVDLTIDDFNRLQKTVPHIADLKPSGKYVMQDLHRVGGVQAVMKMLLEAGYLHGDCMTVTGKTVAENLQEAPSLTEGQDVIMSFDNPKRKDGPLIVLKGNLSPTGAVAKVSGVKVNRHTGPARVFDNEKEATAAVMANEINDGDVLVIRYVGPKGGPGMPEMLSISAILVGKGMGESVALLTDGRFSGGTHGLVVGHISPEAQSGGPIALLHEGDMVTIDSDLQEISMDVSDEELEKRRSEWVAPPLHRKGVLGKYAHNVSCSSKGAVTDYLNR from the coding sequence ATGAAGAAGGATTTGCGCATCAAGAGTAAGGTTTTCAGCGAAGGGCCGATGAAAGCCCCGAACCGGGCAATGCTGCGGGCGGTCGGAGTGACGGATGAAGGCTTCGAGCAGCCGATGGTCGGCATCGCAAGCACATGGAGCGAAGTCACACCGTGTAATATACATATCGACGAACTGGCAAGAGCTGCAAAAAAAGGCGCTCAAGAGGCCGGGGCAGTTCCGTTCATCTTCAACACGATCACTGTTTCTGACGGGATCTCGATGGGAACCGAAGGCATGAAATATTCGCTATCGAGCCGCGACGTCATCGCGGATTCCATTGAAACGGTCGTCGGCGCAGAAAGTCTGGACGGGCTTGTCGCAATCGGCGGCTGTGATAAAAACATTCCCGGCTGTTTGATTGCCATCGCCAATTCCGAAGTGCCGGCAGTATTCGTTTACGGTGGCACCATCGCGGCCGGGCGCTATAATAGCCAGGATATCGACATCGTTTCTGTTTTTGAAGGCGTCGGCCAGCATAATAACGGCACCATCGATGACGCGGCGCTGCGCAAAATCGAATGCAGTGCATGCCCTGGTGCGGGTTCATGCGGCGGCATGTATACGGCGAACACAATGGCGTCAGCAGCTGAAGCGATGGGCATGAGTTTGCCTGGAAGTTCTTCGAATCCGGCAGTGTCTGAGTACAAGGAAGCGGACTGTGAGGCGGCAGGTGCTGCGGTGCACAATTTGCTCGAACTTGGTATCTATCCTAAAGACATCATGACCAAAGAAGCGTTCGAAAACGCCATCACGGTCGTCATGGCGCTTGGCGGATCTACCAATGCCATCCTTCACTTGCTTGCGATTGCGCACGCTGCGGAAGTGGATTTGACAATCGATGACTTCAACCGCCTTCAAAAAACAGTTCCACATATTGCGGACCTGAAACCGAGCGGCAAATACGTCATGCAGGATCTTCACCGCGTAGGCGGCGTTCAAGCTGTCATGAAAATGCTATTGGAAGCGGGTTATTTGCATGGCGATTGCATGACCGTCACCGGTAAAACCGTGGCAGAGAATTTGCAGGAAGCGCCGAGCCTGACAGAAGGCCAGGACGTCATCATGTCCTTCGATAATCCGAAACGAAAAGACGGCCCGTTGATCGTCCTGAAAGGCAATCTGTCCCCGACAGGCGCGGTTGCCAAAGTGTCTGGCGTCAAAGTCAACCGCCACACAGGCCCAGCGCGCGTCTTCGATAATGAAAAAGAAGCGACTGCGGCGGTCATGGCGAACGAAATCAATGATGGCGACGTCTTGGTCATCCGTTATGTCGGGCCAAAAGGCGGTCCGGGCATGCCGGAGATGCTGTCGATTTCTGCAATTCTCGTCGGAAAAGGCATGGGCGAATCGGTTGCGCTCCTGACCGATGGACGGTTCTCGGGCGGCACGCATGGTTTGGTCGTCGGACACATCTCACCGGAAGCGCAGTCGGGCGGCCCGATTGCCTTGCTCCACGAAGGGGATATGGTGACGATCGATTCGGATCTGCAGGAAATCTCTATGGACGTTTCTGATGAAGAACTTGAAAAGCGCAGAAGCGAATGGGTCGCACCGCCGCTTCATCGTAAAGGCGTTCTCGGCAAATACGCGCATAATGTTTCCTGTTCTTCCAAGGGAGCCGTTACCGATTACTTGAACCGATAA